TCAGGAGTTTTTCAGAAAGTTTTTTTTCACTTGCATGAGAAAATCTTAAGGACCCTCCACACACGTGCgtgaatcacggcgcgaagccgcgaacgtgagtgtggagtcttgttcactaatcagcgaaatcgactccacactcgcgttcgcggcttcgcgcgtGGAGCGTTTTTTACAAAATCTCACAAACAAAGACTTTATTGACCATACCATAAAAACCcttcaaaactgtcaaaacaaAGCTCTGTTGCATTGCATGTGATGTGGACTGCgaatattttaaaacttgtGTTTTCACTGCTCCCATTGAAATGTTAAGCAATTTGAGAGAGTTTATTTCAGTAGTACAAGATGGGTTAACATCTAATACTAATTTGCGGCAGACATTGCAAGAAGTACAGAAGGTGAAGAATATTTTTAAGGACAAACAAAAGCTGGTGAACGAAAGTCAGGTGAACTGCGGTGCTGGGTCTGTCTTGTTGGACAAGTATCAGTCAGAATGGGCGAGCTTACACGAAAATGCTGATATAAACGCTAAAACAGCAGATGATGCTGATAAATTGATATTGGAACTGCATGAAACAGCGAAAACAAAGTTGCAAACTGCAAATGATTTGGCGCAAAACTTGGCTCATTTACCGAGTCTCACGGCTTCCGTAGCACAGTGTATCGACAGTTTGAAGAACTTGGAGGTGTTAATGAAGACTGTGGAGCAGGATCTGGTGGAATTTGAGGATATTGTGGAAAGGAGTAAGATGGAGAGATGGAAACTAGATCATCATTATCACCTCACTTTGTACAAGGAGAAAAAAATGggtaaattgatttttttatgatttaaattCAAAGAATAAGGATCCTGTAAATAGTTCTATTCTTCTATTCTTATTAGATATGTAACTGTATGCAGTCTTATAAGACTAACAAAATCAAATAAGTTTCTAATTAGTATGTActagtattgtcttcggttaccgcgatagttactcatgaaataaaactatgaaaacggattatatcgcgtatattgaatttataatacatcccgacgtttcgaactctttacagcgttcgtcacccgttgaccacgaacgctgtaaagagttcgaaacgtcgggatgtattataaattcaatatacgcaatataatccgttttcatagttttatttcattagtatgtACTAGTGtaatatcatcattcgcttgcccttgtcccattcacttggggtcggcgcagcatgtctttttcttccatacctctctgtcacccgtcatctcatcattcacttgcgatATAAAGTTACATTAAGGGTCCATTCACACTTTAAGTAAGCTCAGAATAAGAAATAATGTGTGAAAAATGTAATGTTGTTATGGCCACCCTTTGTCTTCATCATTAGATCAGCTTGATACCGTATTGCATTGTTACAATGTTACCAAGGACAAGGACTAAATTTTATCCTTATTTGTCTTGTGCATCCAACAAATGTTTGTAATTAGATTAAAAGGTATTCAGTTAATATCTGTAAATTATTAACCATTTAGTGAAATATTATCAGTGTAATTATGTATAAACACAAAATGTTAATACTTCTGTACCAGGCCTATGTCTGCTCCTACGGTTGTTGAGCAGACCAAAACATTTGCCaaaacattttatccaaaatttCAGCTACCCTGGAAGACACACGGATCAAGCTAGCCAGAGAGAACTCTGTCCACAACCAGGAGCGGGAGAAACAGCAGCTAGCAGAACTCCAGGCCCGGAGGGACAACAGTGCCTCGGCTTTTCAGCAGGATATGGTCAGATACTTGGCCAGTGGTAGTATGCCATCAGGTTAGACAATGTTTGTTACATGAAAATGTATCTAGTGTCTGTCTAAGCTCACTTTGCAccaacttgaacagaacaaaatgAGGGAGTGTCAGTATTaatatttgaaaaaatctcATATACTGCTTCTCAAAGTTGACAggcaatacatacatacatacatacatacatatatctttcttttgattgacagaacaagatacaagttctttttttttcaaagtagtgccgATATGTGCAAGTTTCGGAAGAAGTTGGATTGGAAGTTATCAGAAATTTAGATAACTTAAGTATACAAAATGGAAAATTTAGATAACTTgcgtatacaaaaatatgagtttTACGAAATTTTTCCTAATGGAAATTTCGCAAATTTGGTAACTTTCCGACAGCATATTAGTATTAATGATAACA
This DNA window, taken from Cydia strobilella chromosome 21, ilCydStro3.1, whole genome shotgun sequence, encodes the following:
- the LOC134750896 gene encoding dysbindin → MLSNLREFISVVQDGLTSNTNLRQTLQEVQKVKNIFKDKQKLVNESQVNCGAGSVLLDKYQSEWASLHENADINAKTADDADKLILELHETAKTKLQTANDLAQNLAHLPSLTASVAQCIDSLKNLEVLMKTVEQDLVEFEDIVERSKMERWKLDHHYHLTLYKEKKMATLEDTRIKLARENSVHNQEREKQQLAELQARRDNSASAFQQDMVRYLASGSMPSVASKLQEVALEQVQLDEDQTALDQFLES